The following coding sequences are from one Arachis hypogaea cultivar Tifrunner chromosome 7, arahy.Tifrunner.gnm2.J5K5, whole genome shotgun sequence window:
- the LOC112704124 gene encoding protein EPIDERMAL PATTERNING FACTOR 2-like gives MSTLSLGTHKFFLFVIFFMLVSIGWSRRVIPNNVKLNNLQEEVAAIRNKKEEAKEDVVLEQSSTGSSIPDCSHACGPCFPCKRVMVSFKCSIAESCPIVYRCICKGKYYHVPSN, from the exons ATGAGCACTTTGTCACTTGGAACCCACAAGTTTTTCCTATTTGTGATCTTCTTCATGTTGGTTTCCATTGGTTGGAGCCGTAGGGTGATTCCAAATAATG TTAAGTTGAATAACTTGCAAGAGGAGGTAGCAGCAATTAGAAATAAAAAG gaagaagcaaaggaagatGTTGTATTGGAACAGAGTTCAACTGGATCCTCCATACCAGATTGTTCCCATGCATGTGGACCATGTTTTCCTTGCAAGAGGGTTATGGTTAGTTTCAAGTGCTCAATTGCAGAGTCCTGCCCTATAGTTTATAGATGCATTTGTAAAGGGAAATACTACCATGTACCTTCAAATTGA